In Janthinobacterium sp. J1-1, a single genomic region encodes these proteins:
- a CDS encoding dihydrodipicolinate synthase family protein translates to MKIILPTELATLESHAMRQVGDTAALTALPPFNRIAYAAAHVVIDPRRPYDPSGQAPPIDWDATLAFRGYLYGLGFKVAEAMDTAQRGMGIGWPVAAELIRRSIAHACTIPGADLACGVGTDHLDGGVAHGLDAITGAYGEQFEVVEKAGGRPVMMASRALCASARGAADYQRVYGDVLSASREKVILHWLGDAFDAALRGYWGSEDVPTAMATVLEIIRQHRDKIDGIKISLLNAGHERLLRAQLPDGVRMYTGDDFNYGELIAGDETGHSHALLGIFDPIAPVAARALAALAAGDSDGYQRLIAPTVTLSRHLFAAPTQYYKAGVVFLAWLNGHQQHFTMAGGMHAMRSVLHYAQLFRLADAAGVLIRPELARRRMAQFLQLQAGIDQ, encoded by the coding sequence ATGAAGATTATTTTACCGACTGAACTGGCCACGCTGGAGAGCCATGCCATGCGCCAGGTCGGGGACACTGCGGCGCTCACGGCGCTCCCCCCATTCAACCGCATCGCCTATGCGGCGGCCCATGTGGTGATCGATCCGCGCCGCCCTTACGATCCTTCCGGCCAGGCGCCGCCGATCGACTGGGATGCGACACTGGCCTTTCGCGGCTATCTGTATGGCCTGGGCTTCAAGGTGGCCGAAGCGATGGATACGGCGCAGCGCGGCATGGGCATAGGCTGGCCCGTCGCGGCCGAGCTGATACGGCGCAGCATCGCCCATGCGTGCACCATTCCCGGCGCGGACCTGGCCTGCGGCGTCGGCACCGACCACCTCGATGGCGGCGTGGCGCATGGGCTGGACGCCATCACCGGCGCCTATGGCGAGCAGTTCGAGGTGGTCGAAAAGGCCGGCGGGCGGCCCGTGATGATGGCCAGCCGCGCCCTGTGCGCCAGCGCGCGCGGTGCGGCCGACTACCAGCGCGTATATGGCGATGTCCTGAGCGCCTCGCGCGAAAAGGTGATCCTGCACTGGCTGGGCGATGCGTTTGACGCCGCGCTGCGCGGCTACTGGGGCAGCGAGGACGTGCCGACCGCGATGGCCACCGTGCTGGAGATTATCCGCCAGCACCGCGACAAGATCGACGGCATCAAGATTTCGCTGCTGAACGCCGGCCATGAACGCCTGCTGCGCGCCCAGCTTCCCGACGGCGTGCGCATGTACACGGGCGACGATTTCAACTACGGCGAACTGATCGCCGGCGACGAGACCGGCCATTCGCACGCACTGCTCGGTATTTTCGACCCGATCGCGCCGGTGGCCGCGCGCGCGCTGGCGGCGCTGGCGGCAGGCGATAGCGACGGCTACCAGCGGCTGATCGCGCCCACCGTCACCTTGTCGCGCCATTTGTTCGCCGCGCCGACCCAGTACTACAAGGCCGGCGTGGTGTTCCTGGCCTGGCTGAATGGCCATCAACAGCATTTCACCATGGCCGGCGGCATGCACGCCATGCGCAGCGTGCTGCATTACGCGCAGCTGTTCCGGCTGGCCGACGCGGCCGGGGTGCTGATACGCCCCGAGCTGGCGCGCCGGCGCATGGCGCAATTTCTCCAGCTGCAAGCGGGCATCGATCAATGA
- a CDS encoding heme-degrading domain-containing protein, whose translation MTQQMQSDLARIAEQERRLRFPTLDLDQLWRLGGLLRTMARERGMALAIEIRVGADTVFQSIMPGASPNNADWARRKRNTVQMLHTSSYAVGLAARLKGVSLEQESGQPLRDYATHGGSFPLLLAHYGVAGAITVSGAPERDDHALVVEALAQLLGVEHAALAFDRPA comes from the coding sequence ATGACACAACAGATGCAATCAGACCTGGCGCGCATCGCCGAGCAGGAACGCCGGCTGCGGTTTCCCACGCTGGACCTGGACCAGCTGTGGCGGTTGGGCGGCCTGCTGCGCACCATGGCCCGTGAACGCGGCATGGCGCTGGCGATCGAAATCCGGGTCGGCGCCGACACCGTGTTCCAGTCCATCATGCCGGGCGCCAGCCCGAACAACGCCGACTGGGCCCGCCGCAAGCGCAATACCGTGCAGATGCTGCACACCAGCTCCTACGCGGTGGGGCTTGCCGCGCGCCTGAAGGGCGTCAGCCTGGAACAGGAATCGGGCCAGCCGCTGCGCGACTACGCCACCCATGGCGGCAGCTTCCCGCTGCTGCTGGCGCACTACGGCGTGGCTGGCGCCATCACGGTGTCCGGCGCGCCCGAGCGCGACGACCACGCGCTGGTGGTCGAGGCGCTGGCGCAGCTGCTGGGCGTGGAGCATGCGGCGCTGGCCTTCGACCGTCCAGCCTGA
- a CDS encoding class II aldolase/adducin family protein: MSHIAVAEQVQVDIVKFVQQFEQEFEQAHQLLLKSKTLSVTEAGNLSLRVPGQDKLVIASFNGAGHGVAGVVDFDLNGHIGTLSPSLAEVAALHIAILRERPQTNAVIHTHSPYLTAWSIAGRPLPVRYATLLGHGTDDVPLAAWGARYAAEPVVAALRAHPNAYATLLANHGPFTWADSVLGVAKQLVFLEEAAYFTFLAEQLGGAKPLPEGAFEAVQAGKKKFYAA, encoded by the coding sequence ATGAGCCATATCGCCGTCGCGGAACAAGTACAAGTCGACATCGTGAAATTCGTCCAGCAGTTCGAACAGGAATTCGAGCAGGCGCATCAGCTGCTATTGAAAAGCAAAACCCTGTCCGTTACCGAAGCGGGCAACCTCAGCCTGCGCGTGCCGGGCCAGGACAAGCTGGTGATCGCCAGCTTCAACGGCGCCGGCCACGGCGTGGCGGGCGTGGTCGATTTCGACCTGAACGGCCATATCGGCACGCTGTCACCCAGCCTGGCCGAAGTGGCGGCCCTGCATATCGCCATTTTGCGCGAGCGCCCGCAAACCAATGCCGTGATCCACACCCATTCGCCCTACCTGACGGCCTGGTCGATCGCGGGGCGGCCGCTGCCCGTGCGCTATGCCACCTTGCTGGGCCATGGCACCGACGACGTGCCACTGGCGGCCTGGGGCGCGCGCTACGCGGCCGAACCGGTGGTCGCCGCACTGCGGGCCCATCCGAACGCCTACGCCACCCTGTTGGCCAACCACGGGCCATTTACCTGGGCCGACAGCGTGCTGGGCGTGGCCAAGCAGCTGGTGTTCCTGGAAGAAGCCGCCTATTTTACTTTCCTGGCCGAACAGCTGGGCGGCGCCAAGCCCTTGCCGGAAGGCGCGTTCGAGGCGGTGCAGGCGGGCAAAAAGAAGTTTTACGCGGCTTGA
- a CDS encoding sulfurtransferase, protein MNAPAQASTTFPLLAPAAWLAEHLHDPAVNVIAILSRRPEEGGPAVAIEGAHAFHWKELLWDERQRQFVGADTLRRRLRAAGVDPERQLVLYGDHSQFAFYARWVLLRAGLSNVSVLDGGLRAWLAGGLPTTPLATVHTPLPPADGDLQAPARATDDIRIGRDQLQQRLGDDHLQILDIRTPEEYAGLRVGPDGGNHGAERSGHIPGAVLLPFAGLLDEHSRLRPVDELRALVAAKGIDARRETAVYCRLSHRSTLAFFVLTELLGFDKVRVYDGSWTEWGSLVGAPIEA, encoded by the coding sequence ATGAACGCACCCGCTCAAGCTTCCACCACATTTCCGCTGCTGGCGCCGGCCGCCTGGCTGGCCGAACACCTGCACGACCCGGCCGTCAATGTGATCGCCATCCTCAGCAGGCGCCCCGAGGAAGGCGGCCCTGCGGTCGCCATCGAAGGCGCGCACGCTTTCCACTGGAAGGAACTGCTGTGGGATGAACGCCAGCGCCAGTTCGTTGGCGCCGATACCTTGCGCCGCCGCCTGCGCGCGGCCGGCGTGGACCCCGAACGGCAACTGGTGCTATACGGCGACCACAGCCAGTTTGCCTTTTATGCGCGCTGGGTCCTGCTGCGCGCGGGACTGTCCAATGTCAGCGTGCTCGATGGCGGCCTGCGCGCCTGGCTGGCCGGCGGCTTGCCCACCACGCCGCTGGCCACCGTGCACACGCCGCTGCCGCCGGCCGATGGCGACTTGCAGGCACCGGCGCGCGCCACAGACGATATCCGCATCGGCCGCGACCAGCTGCAGCAAAGGCTCGGCGACGATCATTTGCAGATCCTCGATATCCGCACGCCGGAAGAATATGCCGGCCTGCGAGTGGGACCGGATGGCGGCAACCATGGCGCCGAACGCAGTGGCCATATCCCGGGCGCCGTGCTGCTGCCGTTTGCCGGGCTGCTCGACGAGCACAGCCGCCTGAGGCCTGTCGACGAGCTGCGCGCGCTGGTGGCCGCCAAAGGCATCGATGCCCGGCGCGAGACAGCCGTCTACTGCCGTCTGAGCCACCGCTCCACCCTGGCCTTTTTTGTGCTGACCGAGCTGCTGGGCTTTGACAAGGTGCGCGTCTATGACGGCTCGTGGACGGAATGGGGCAGCCTGGTCGGCGCGCCGATCGAAGCCTGA
- a CDS encoding S24 family peptidase, which produces MNESTATLQLDILDDFTLRLKALVARAGSVSALAKKAGISHSGLLRYLGGGDPSRKVLVALAQAANVDLAWLATGHGEMTSGMPKQSLTLLPLYEGQAANDHAPPRLDPTTLTELAFCRFWLQRNGLDASHLKALIMPGDCMAPHFLPGDTLLIDITRKELADGQVFLLEDSGNLLLRRIQLEVGGRIRLVPDNPAYRAIDVDPASLAVVGGVLWSARLA; this is translated from the coding sequence ATGAACGAATCCACGGCAACACTGCAGCTCGATATCCTCGACGACTTCACCTTGCGCCTGAAAGCCCTCGTCGCCCGCGCCGGTTCGGTCAGCGCGCTGGCCAAAAAGGCCGGCATTTCGCATAGCGGGCTATTGCGCTACCTCGGTGGCGGCGACCCGTCGCGCAAGGTGCTGGTCGCGCTGGCGCAGGCGGCCAATGTCGACCTGGCGTGGCTGGCCACCGGCCACGGCGAAATGACGTCCGGCATGCCCAAGCAAAGCCTGACCCTGCTGCCGCTGTACGAGGGCCAGGCGGCCAACGACCACGCGCCACCACGGCTGGACCCGACCACCCTGACTGAACTGGCCTTCTGCCGCTTCTGGCTGCAGCGCAACGGCCTCGACGCTTCGCACCTGAAAGCCCTGATCATGCCCGGCGACTGCATGGCGCCCCACTTCCTGCCGGGCGACACCTTGCTGATCGATATCACCCGCAAGGAGCTGGCCGACGGCCAGGTGTTCCTGCTGGAAGACAGCGGCAACCTGCTGCTGCGCCGCATCCAGCTGGAAGTGGGCGGGCGTATCCGGCTGGTGCCGGACAATCCCGCCTATCGCGCCATCGACGTCGACCCGGCCAGCCTGGCCGTGGTGGGCGGCGTGTTATGGAGCGCGCGGCTGGCGTAA
- a CDS encoding sigma-54 dependent transcriptional regulator gives MSVLLTLPTSSGAALSIRAKALVFNDPRSEALLALATHIAPTDATALIIGETGTGKELLARYLHTHSKRSGPFIAVNCGAFSETLIDAELFGHEAGAFTGATQARQGWFEAANGGTLFLDEIGDLPLSMQVKLLRVIQERQIVRLGSRRTTPLDVRLVAATNIDLYDAVQAGRFRADLYYRLGVATLALPPLYARQGDILPLAQHFMKYYAERLKIADIVIDEAARQVLLDYGWPGNIRELENTIHYAMIVCRDGVLRAEDLRLGRQPAATRALAQVHPLPLREPETHIPVPVQEVVEPVEAGLQQQLRTILEALLDAGEDAAFDQIEAAVTGAALAIAHNNQTQTARLLGISRNVLRTLLKRHHFSGGEQEAGEACTA, from the coding sequence GTGAGTGTCCTGCTGACCCTGCCCACCTCGAGTGGCGCCGCGCTGTCGATCCGAGCCAAGGCGCTGGTGTTCAACGATCCCCGTTCCGAAGCGCTGCTGGCGCTGGCCACGCATATCGCACCGACCGACGCTACCGCCCTGATTATCGGCGAAACCGGCACCGGCAAGGAATTGCTGGCGCGCTATCTGCACACGCACAGCAAGCGCAGCGGCCCGTTTATCGCCGTCAATTGCGGCGCCTTCAGCGAAACCCTGATCGACGCCGAGCTGTTCGGCCACGAAGCGGGGGCATTCACGGGCGCCACCCAGGCGCGCCAGGGCTGGTTCGAGGCGGCCAATGGCGGCACCCTGTTCCTCGATGAAATCGGCGACTTGCCGCTGTCGATGCAGGTCAAGCTGCTGCGCGTGATACAGGAGCGGCAGATCGTGCGCCTGGGATCGCGCCGCACCACGCCGCTCGACGTGCGCCTGGTGGCCGCCACCAATATCGACCTGTACGACGCGGTGCAGGCCGGGCGCTTCCGGGCCGACCTGTATTACCGGCTCGGCGTGGCCACGTTGGCCCTGCCGCCGCTGTATGCGCGCCAGGGCGATATCCTGCCGCTGGCCCAGCACTTCATGAAATACTATGCCGAGCGCCTGAAGATCGCCGATATCGTTATCGACGAGGCGGCGCGCCAGGTGCTGCTGGACTATGGCTGGCCCGGCAATATCCGCGAACTGGAAAACACGATTCACTACGCGATGATCGTCTGCCGCGATGGCGTGCTGCGCGCCGAAGACTTGCGCCTGGGGCGCCAGCCGGCCGCCACGCGCGCGCTGGCGCAGGTCCACCCCTTGCCGCTGCGCGAGCCGGAGACTCACATACCTGTGCCGGTACAGGAAGTGGTAGAACCGGTCGAAGCTGGCCTGCAGCAGCAACTGCGCACCATCCTCGAAGCGCTGCTCGACGCCGGCGAGGATGCCGCCTTCGACCAGATCGAGGCGGCCGTGACGGGCGCCGCGCTGGCGATCGCGCACAACAACCAGACGCAGACGGCGCGCCTGCTGGGCATTTCGCGCAACGTGCTGCGCACCCTGCTCAAGCGCCACCATTTTTCCGGTGGCGAGCAGGAAGCCGGCGAGGCCTGCACCGCCTGA
- the metC gene encoding cystathionine beta-lyase, whose amino-acid sequence MSSDKHAGGASRDHSFATRLGHVGRDPAAHGGTVNTPIYRASTFIWPDTASLEAQRQLAQDPSYRGTMYGRLGNPTTVAFEDAVAELEGGYRGLIMPSGLAAIVGAVLAVAKSGDHILVTDNVYPSARNVFLNVLTRYGIDTSFFDPLDVDNLALHIRKNTRVVYLEAPGSDTFEVQDVPRIAEVAHAHGALVLFDNTWATPYFFKPFEHGVDISLHAATKYLVGHSDAMLGLIVTRKEIYSDVRSTVRGLGYIAGPDDAYLALRGLRTLGVRLDRHERSAIEVAEWLSRHEAVIGVRHPAFEHHPGHAVWKRDFTGSSGLFSFELPATAPQVLNTFLDHLRLFAMGASWGGYESLVKLPHATRTFQPLDPKRQIIRLHVGLESVGDLIADLDHALGAFTYARARQ is encoded by the coding sequence ATGAGCAGTGACAAGCACGCAGGCGGCGCCAGCCGCGATCACAGTTTCGCCACCCGCCTGGGCCATGTGGGGCGCGACCCGGCCGCACACGGCGGCACGGTCAACACGCCGATTTATCGCGCCTCGACCTTTATCTGGCCCGACACGGCCAGCCTAGAGGCGCAGCGCCAGCTGGCGCAAGATCCGTCTTATCGCGGCACCATGTACGGCCGCCTGGGCAACCCCACCACGGTGGCCTTCGAAGACGCGGTGGCGGAACTGGAAGGCGGCTATCGCGGCCTGATCATGCCCTCGGGCCTGGCCGCGATTGTCGGCGCCGTGCTGGCCGTGGCAAAGTCGGGCGACCATATCCTGGTGACCGACAACGTCTACCCCAGCGCGCGCAATGTGTTCCTCAACGTGCTGACCCGCTACGGCATCGACACCAGCTTTTTCGATCCTCTCGATGTCGACAACCTGGCGCTGCATATCCGCAAGAACACGCGCGTGGTCTACCTGGAAGCACCGGGTTCCGACACCTTCGAAGTGCAGGACGTGCCGCGCATCGCCGAAGTGGCCCATGCCCATGGCGCGCTGGTGCTGTTCGATAATACCTGGGCCACGCCCTATTTCTTCAAGCCGTTCGAGCACGGCGTCGATATCTCGCTGCACGCGGCCACCAAATACCTGGTCGGCCATTCGGACGCCATGCTGGGCCTGATCGTCACGCGCAAGGAGATTTACAGCGACGTGCGCTCCACCGTGCGCGGCCTGGGCTATATCGCCGGCCCCGACGACGCCTACCTGGCGCTGCGCGGCCTGCGCACCCTGGGCGTGCGGCTGGATCGCCACGAGCGCTCGGCGATCGAGGTGGCCGAATGGCTGTCGCGCCACGAAGCGGTAATCGGCGTGCGCCACCCGGCGTTCGAGCACCATCCGGGCCACGCCGTGTGGAAGCGCGATTTCACGGGATCGTCGGGGTTATTTTCATTCGAATTGCCGGCAACGGCACCGCAGGTGCTCAATACCTTTCTCGACCACCTGCGGCTGTTCGCCATGGGCGCAAGCTGGGGCGGCTACGAGAGCCTGGTCAAGCTGCCGCATGCGACACGCACGTTCCAGCCGCTCGATCCGAAACGGCAGATCATCCGCCTGCACGTGGGGCTGGAATCGGTGGGGGACCTGATCGCCGATCTCGATCACGCACTAGGCGCGTTTACATATGCCCGAGCACGACAATAA
- a CDS encoding amino acid ABC transporter ATP-binding protein, whose translation MSQSSTGEHQIVIRDLVKSYGSHTVLNGVSLDVRQSEIACLIGPSGSGKSTLLRTINALAGVDSGTIDVCGIRVTDAAPDLLKLRRQVGMIFQSYNLFPHLSVLDNITLAPLTVLKEERGPAEERARALLAKVKLTGKEHAYPGQLSGGQQQRVAIARSLAMQPRVMMFDEVTAALDPETVKEVLTTIRDVAASGVTCLIVTHEMRFAREIADVVHFTDGGRIVESGTPEHIFTAPRDSRTRAFLERVL comes from the coding sequence ATGAGCCAGTCATCCACCGGCGAACACCAGATCGTGATCCGCGACCTGGTCAAGTCCTACGGCAGCCACACCGTGCTCAATGGCGTGTCGCTCGACGTGCGCCAGTCCGAGATCGCCTGCCTGATCGGCCCTTCCGGTTCCGGCAAGTCCACCCTGCTGCGCACCATCAACGCGCTGGCCGGCGTCGACAGCGGCACCATCGACGTGTGCGGCATCCGCGTGACGGACGCCGCGCCGGACCTGCTGAAACTGCGCCGCCAGGTCGGCATGATCTTCCAGAGCTACAACCTGTTCCCGCATTTGTCCGTGCTGGACAACATCACCCTGGCGCCGCTGACGGTGCTCAAGGAAGAACGGGGACCGGCCGAAGAGCGCGCCCGCGCCCTGCTGGCCAAGGTCAAGCTGACCGGCAAGGAGCACGCTTACCCGGGCCAGCTGTCCGGCGGCCAGCAGCAGCGCGTGGCGATTGCCCGCAGCCTGGCGATGCAGCCGCGCGTGATGATGTTCGACGAAGTGACGGCCGCGCTGGACCCGGAAACCGTCAAGGAGGTGCTGACCACCATCCGCGACGTGGCCGCCAGCGGCGTCACCTGTTTGATCGTCACGCACGAAATGCGCTTCGCGCGCGAAATCGCCGACGTCGTCCACTTCACGGACGGCGGACGCATCGTCGAATCGGGCACGCCCGAGCATATTTTTACCGCGCCGCGCGACAGCCGCACGCGCGCATTTTTAGAAAGGGTTTTGTAA
- a CDS encoding amino acid ABC transporter permease — protein sequence MSARLTTTNGNGASGLWRWARWAALLALAAWTHDRYREPISYLVAWTPGLLSSFVLNIVMGLVAIAFATAGGTVLGIVQCSPHRRRAAVARQLTLVLRNAPWLVAVFYLMYLVPYEIKVFGEYLFLPDWLKAAIGIGVPASGYMSEIVRGGIRSIPLQQWEAATALGLDRRQILRKVVLPQALRSMTPPWMSLYCIVTLSTSLANILGVEELMTSVGLRLAGETRPDLLLPAHAYTFIVFFVYIYPISRLSRRLEKKWSVKE from the coding sequence ATGAGCGCCCGCCTGACCACCACCAATGGCAACGGCGCCTCCGGACTGTGGCGCTGGGCGCGCTGGGCGGCGCTGCTGGCGCTGGCCGCCTGGACGCATGACCGCTACCGCGAACCGATAAGCTACCTGGTGGCCTGGACGCCGGGCCTGCTGTCCAGCTTCGTGCTGAATATCGTCATGGGCCTGGTGGCAATTGCCTTTGCCACTGCGGGCGGCACCGTGCTGGGCATCGTGCAATGCTCGCCGCACCGCCGCCGCGCGGCCGTGGCGCGCCAGCTCACCCTGGTGCTGCGCAATGCGCCGTGGCTGGTGGCGGTGTTTTACCTGATGTACCTGGTGCCGTATGAAATCAAGGTGTTCGGCGAATACCTCTTCCTGCCCGACTGGCTGAAGGCGGCCATCGGCATCGGCGTGCCCGCCTCGGGCTATATGTCCGAGATCGTGCGCGGCGGCATACGCTCGATCCCGCTGCAGCAATGGGAAGCGGCCACCGCCCTGGGCCTGGACCGCCGCCAGATATTGCGCAAGGTGGTGTTGCCGCAGGCGCTGCGCAGCATGACGCCACCGTGGATGAGCTTGTACTGCATCGTGACCTTGTCCACCTCGCTGGCCAATATCCTCGGCGTGGAAGAGCTGATGACCTCGGTCGGCCTGCGCCTGGCCGGCGAAACCCGGCCCGACCTGCTGCTGCCGGCCCACGCCTATACCTTCATCGTGTTCTTTGTCTATATCTATCCGATTTCGCGCCTGTCGCGCCGTCTTGAAAAAAAATGGAGCGTGAAAGAATGA
- a CDS encoding amino acid ABC transporter permease: MSAGFFPEGGAAREWLIEHGLNLTILWDPADGRRFLLGLGLTLALAVLAVALSLAIGVTGAAVKGSRFAAGQKAINAYVEVFRNTPLLAQMYFFFFGVGSLLPMVVNEHGEQVRLLGSFGWAVIVLGLHSGAFQIEALRGSIDAVPRATVEAAEALGLSRLQIFRQVIAPLALRHSLPALSNSIAQTIKATSVAFAIAVPELTYACNRIWSDSFNVPVMIQILLVTYLLLIGGVSAGMRAIERRLQLPGSVAA; encoded by the coding sequence ATGAGCGCAGGTTTTTTTCCGGAAGGCGGCGCGGCCAGGGAATGGCTGATCGAACACGGCCTGAACCTGACCATACTATGGGACCCGGCCGACGGACGGCGCTTCCTGCTCGGTCTTGGATTGACGCTGGCGCTGGCCGTGCTGGCCGTGGCGCTGTCGCTGGCCATCGGCGTGACCGGTGCGGCCGTAAAAGGTTCCCGCTTTGCCGCCGGCCAGAAAGCGATCAATGCCTATGTCGAGGTGTTCCGCAACACGCCGCTGCTGGCGCAAATGTATTTCTTCTTTTTCGGCGTCGGCTCGCTGCTGCCGATGGTGGTCAACGAGCACGGCGAACAGGTGCGCCTGCTGGGCAGCTTCGGCTGGGCCGTGATCGTGCTGGGCCTGCATTCGGGCGCCTTCCAGATCGAGGCGCTGCGCGGCAGCATCGACGCCGTGCCGCGCGCCACGGTCGAAGCGGCCGAAGCGCTGGGCCTGAGCCGGCTGCAGATCTTCCGCCAGGTGATCGCGCCGCTGGCCCTGCGCCACAGCTTGCCGGCCCTGTCGAACAGCATCGCCCAGACCATCAAGGCGACCTCGGTGGCGTTCGCCATCGCCGTGCCCGAACTGACCTATGCCTGCAACCGCATCTGGTCCGACAGCTTCAATGTGCCGGTGATGATACAGATCCTGCTGGTCACCTATCTGCTGCTGATCGGCGGCGTATCGGCCGGCATGCGCGCCATCGAACGCCGGCTGCAGCTGCCAGGGAGCGTGGCCGCATGA
- a CDS encoding transporter substrate-binding domain-containing protein, whose protein sequence is MQSPLAISIALSLLLAATPARADTALDKIKDRGQLSVCYGGFESPGFAYLDQAGKPAGLTWDLIVDLHQRVGAAVGKPLKLNLVRITPVNRIIFVKQGRCDFMVTSLLDTPERRREIDFASPGFYSAAAAVFALKSTRIESWADLQGKTVCAPAASVWVRPYEAKGLKIAAFPGFAEVHKAVADGRCVASIGDDTGYAKIKEDNHSWSGFELKLIGDERLPWGVALKKNEPELKQLLGSIVERWHRERFIIGLEHKYQLPPNVWAQQMAERYAVKVSAR, encoded by the coding sequence ATGCAATCACCACTCGCCATTTCCATCGCCTTGTCTTTGCTGCTCGCGGCCACGCCGGCCCGCGCCGACACGGCGCTGGACAAGATCAAGGACCGGGGACAATTGTCGGTCTGCTACGGAGGCTTCGAGTCGCCCGGCTTCGCCTACCTGGACCAGGCGGGCAAGCCGGCCGGCCTGACCTGGGACCTGATCGTCGACCTGCACCAGCGCGTGGGCGCGGCCGTGGGCAAGCCCTTGAAACTGAACCTGGTGCGCATCACGCCGGTCAACCGCATCATCTTCGTCAAGCAGGGCCGCTGCGACTTCATGGTGACGTCTTTGCTCGATACGCCCGAGCGGCGGCGCGAGATCGATTTCGCCTCGCCCGGCTTCTACAGCGCGGCGGCGGCCGTGTTCGCGCTGAAAAGCACGCGCATCGAAAGCTGGGCCGACCTGCAGGGCAAGACCGTCTGCGCGCCGGCCGCGTCGGTGTGGGTGCGCCCCTACGAAGCCAAGGGCCTGAAGATCGCCGCCTTCCCCGGCTTTGCGGAAGTGCACAAGGCGGTGGCCGACGGGCGCTGCGTGGCCTCGATCGGCGACGATACGGGGTATGCCAAGATCAAGGAAGACAACCATAGCTGGAGCGGCTTCGAACTCAAGCTGATCGGCGACGAGCGCCTGCCCTGGGGCGTGGCGCTGAAAAAGAACGAACCGGAACTCAAGCAGCTGCTGGGCAGCATCGTCGAACGCTGGCACCGCGAGCGCTTTATCATCGGCCTGGAACACAAGTACCAGCTGCCGCCGAATGTGTGGGCGCAGCAGATGGCCGAGCGCTACGCGGTGAAGGTCAGCGCACGATGA